In Runella slithyformis DSM 19594, the DNA window TTTGGCCGAGGTATCAAGGTACATTTTGTAGTCCTTTTTATCAAAAATTTCAATTTTACTCCCCGCCACGGCCACGTGTAAAAACCCCAGTTTGACGTTTGGCGGAAGATTGGCCACTAAGGTTCTGCCAAAATAATCAGCGGGCGACAGGCGGGTATTGCAACGGCAAAGGGGCGGCTTGGCGGTGTACCAATTTCCTTTGGTTCGACCCAATTCAGGGCAATCGACAGAGGCCAGCAAGCGCAGTCGGTTGTCCACGGTCGTGTCCTGCGGCTCAATGCGGGCAGGCCCTTCCATGTTCGACTGCCCGATGCAGAGGTAAATATGGAAGTTGGGGTCTTGGGCTTTGGCGCTCAGGAGTCCAACGAAACAAAGGGTCAAAAGCAAAAGTAAGCGTTTCATTAGTAGCAAGTTATAAAGTTTTTAACCACAAAGAACTCAAAGAGTGACACGATGAACACGAAGGTTACTTTGTGAAACTTGGTGTCTGCTTAGTGAACTTTGCGGTTAAGAATTAGTCATTATTTGGGTAAAACCGTATCCTCAATGCGGAAATAATCAAAATCAGCATAACCGCCCGCGGTTTGGGTGGCATAATTGAAAAGCCCGAAACGGTAACCCATAAAATGCGGAATGGTATAGGGCATTTTCAGCGGCTCGCCGATTTGGGTCCAGGCTTTCCCATCGAGGCTGTAAAAGAAATGGGCGACGTCAGCGCGGTTTTTAAAATTACACTCGGCTTTGAAGTACACCGTCGTTTTGGCCAACGGAATACGTTCAATTTCAATGGGTTTGCCCGTATTGGCACTGACCATGACAATGGATTTGCGGCCTTTCTCCACCCTGACACCGACTAAGCCGTAGTTTTTCTGCAACAGACTTAACCCCGCAAAATCACCTTCTTTCATGTTAGACACATCCAACGCCGTCGAACCGGTCGATTCAGGACCGATGGTGCGCTGGGTCAGGGTGTTTCGGGCCAGTACAAATGACGTATCGATCCGTCCCGTTTTCAGGCGTAAAAAACCCTTACGCTCAGAAACCGACCATAACGCATTGTTGGGGTTGTGGTTCCATTGCCAAACCAACGGCAACGCAGCTTCCCCTTTTTTGCGGGTGAATTCGTCGGAAGCCGCGATGCCGGGAATCAGGGATTTGTTGGCCGGTAAATCAAGCGTTTCGGGTACTTTGCCGTTTTCACCCAACACGGGCCAGCCGTCTTCCCACTTCACCGGGACCAGGTAGGGAATACGTCCCACCCCGCCAAAATCGCGGAAGAGGTACGCAAACCAACGTCCGTCGGGCGTGTCAATCAATCCGCCCTGCGCCACGCCTAAATCCTGCAATGCCACGCGGCCTTCCCACGGCCCGGTGATCTTATCGGCGCGGTGAATCAAGACGGTACGCATACCCCCTCTGGGCCACGAAATGTTAAAAAGATAGTACTTGCCGTTGACTTTAAATAACTGTGACCCTTCGGCCGGCAGTCCGCCGCCGGTGCCGGAAGGTGTACTTGCATTTTCGATAAGTACCTGTTCGGTTGTGCCTTCTTTTACCCCCGTTACGTCCGCATTGAGTTCTGCGATTTTGAGTTTTCCCGCGCCATAAATCAGGTAATTGCGGCCGTCATCGTCAAAAAACAGCGTGTGGTCGTGGTAAGAAGGTTTGAACGTTGACACTTTCCACGGCCCTTTTTCAATGTTTTTGGTGGTGTAGATGTAGGTTTTTCCCGTGGTTTGGGCAAAGGTAGTTACGTAGTATGTGCCCTTATGAAAGCGCAAACTGCTTGCCCACGAACCGCGTCCGTAGGTGCTTTTGCCATTGGACAACGTAAGCGCATCGACATTGGCCAACGTATCGTAGGCATAGCCGACCATTTGCCAATTGACCAGATCGTTCGATTTCATGATCGGCAGGCCCGGACTCATGTGCATGGTGGTACTGCTCATGTAGTACGTGTTTCCCACCCGAATCATGGCCATGTCGGGCACGTCGGCAAAAATGACGGGGTTGTGCGCTTTCTGGGCAATGGCCTGCACGGTAAACAGCAATCCAAGAATTGCCGTAAAGACACTGTAAAGATTACGTTTCATCATACGTGAGAGCACGGGTCCGTGTTAAATTGACACAATTTATTTTACGATAGTCTGAATTTGTGGCAAAAAACGGCTTTTATTTCATCAATCTGATTTGATGAAACCGAGGGGTCGGCCTGCCGTTTTCGGATACTATTTTTAGGGTAATAAGCTCTGTGTTGTCAGTTTTCACCGAAATCACCCGGTCTTTCACCGCGATGATTTCGGCCGCTCGGTCATTGAGAAAGAAGCCCACCTCCTCCGTTTTCAGATTCCCCGAAAAGGAGATTTCGAGCGTTTTTCCTGCAAATCCTTTGTTTTGCAATTGATAGGACATATACGAACGGGTATTGCGCCAAAAACGGCCGTCATCGTCGTAGCCGGCGTCGCTTTTTTCCCCTTTGTACGAATGGTCTACCTCGGGTTGCTGCTCGCCGCAACTCACCT includes these proteins:
- a CDS encoding glycoside hydrolase family 43 protein — encoded protein: MKRNLYSVFTAILGLLFTVQAIAQKAHNPVIFADVPDMAMIRVGNTYYMSSTTMHMSPGLPIMKSNDLVNWQMVGYAYDTLANVDALTLSNGKSTYGRGSWASSLRFHKGTYYVTTFAQTTGKTYIYTTKNIEKGPWKVSTFKPSYHDHTLFFDDDGRNYLIYGAGKLKIAELNADVTGVKEGTTEQVLIENASTPSGTGGGLPAEGSQLFKVNGKYYLFNISWPRGGMRTVLIHRADKITGPWEGRVALQDLGVAQGGLIDTPDGRWFAYLFRDFGGVGRIPYLVPVKWEDGWPVLGENGKVPETLDLPANKSLIPGIAASDEFTRKKGEAALPLVWQWNHNPNNALWSVSERKGFLRLKTGRIDTSFVLARNTLTQRTIGPESTGSTALDVSNMKEGDFAGLSLLQKNYGLVGVRVEKGRKSIVMVSANTGKPIEIERIPLAKTTVYFKAECNFKNRADVAHFFYSLDGKAWTQIGEPLKMPYTIPHFMGYRFGLFNYATQTAGGYADFDYFRIEDTVLPK